The following are from one region of the Falco biarmicus isolate bFalBia1 chromosome 1, bFalBia1.pri, whole genome shotgun sequence genome:
- the CUX2 gene encoding LOW QUALITY PROTEIN: homeobox protein cut-like 2 (The sequence of the model RefSeq protein was modified relative to this genomic sequence to represent the inferred CDS: deleted 1 base in 1 codon), whose translation MAADVGSMFRYRTRFDVRRLQVIALSKRSKEAETAFLSVYKQLIEAPDPAPVLEAARSLEDRLQQLQRLEPEPSPLKDLSRPWKKHPELVGTKEHREGTSPATGLAAAAEPPFSGVDGKALCTETLLQRNEAEKQKGLQEAQVTLAARLGEAEEKIKVLHAALKATQTELLELRCKYDEEAASKADEVAMIMTNLEKANQRAEAAQREVESLREQLAAVNSSLRLACCSPPGAAGQDKVNYSMCSGSRLEAALAAKDREILRLLKDVQHLQSSLQELEESSANQIAELEGQLAAKNEAIEKLEEKLQAQADYEEIKTELSILKAMKVASASCSLPQSISKAEEALLLGKEAFYPSQKYLLEKPSLLASTEEDHSEDESGKDSLGMEQPYPSPQHAPADEPTSPTPLPPLPGPGLAPDGPQTFSLSPFPGGERLSGDPKAPHPPLPAYKNENASVGPPFPSAFFGAKGSATHPGTAPAASATSPPGEPSEGSTSSSAEEEQLDTAEIAFQVKEQLLKHNIGQRVFGHYVLGLSQGSVSEILARPKPWHKLTVKGKEPFIKMKQFLSDEQNVLALRTIQVRQRGSITPRIRTPETGSDDAIKSILEQAKKEIESQKGGEPKTPSASQTVANGTGGSSSEDAIKSILEQARREMQAQQQALLEMESGSSGRPGDTSPAERSTLATVSQNIVPTYVKQEEGSGTSPGPPQTPLAVLSPAAFVQSIIRKVKSEIGDAGSYFDQHWASERSLLSRPYTSVSPSLSSSSSSYSSMANGRGWPRGEPSEGGTNEDELPPADDEPHRLTEMKTEGAGAEPAAGGRLSYYPTYVPRTLKPTVPPLTPEQYEMYMYREVDTLELTRQVKEKLAKNGICQRIFGEKVLGLSQGSVSDMLSRPKPWSKLTQKGREPFIRMQLWLTDQLGQGISQQPTPSQASPVEPQPSPSPPPSPAEHEKGCQEPLTLALESSKENQQPESRSTPAMGGKTYPNSQGPVGIQEIVAMSPELDTYSITKKVKEVLTDNNLGQRLFGESILGLTQGSVSDLLSRPKPWHKLSLKGREPFVRMQLWLNDPHNVEKLRDMKKLEKKAYLKRRYGLMSTGSDSESPSARSECASPSLQPQDLSLLQIKKPRVVLAPEEKEALKKAYQLEPYPSQQTIELLSFQLNLKTNTVINWFHNYRSRMRREMLVEGTQDNDTDPEQSGGAAVPGRRAPHSPDSDTEDRKPVFGGGEHPCAAVPVKVKEEQGEAGGWGRQRDSRSPAGAAEGTGPPQEERGAAPHAAAPSAGSLPRRGGRAGAAAGGPAPPPPPHPDSSQSSAGSSRCSLEVSPTSPSAASSPGLTGSASPGPSSAGPVSPALPPAPGPRLSTSVQRRHEKMANLNNIIHRLERAANREEALEWEF comes from the exons GTGATTGCACTTAGTAAGAGAAGCAAGGAGGCTGAGACGGCTTTCCTGAGTGTTTACAAGCAATTAATCGAAGCTCCAG ACCCCGCTCCTGTGCTGGAGGCTGCCCGGAGCCTGGAGGAccggctgcagcagctccagcgcCTCGAGCCCGAACCATCCCCCCTGAAGGATCTCAGCCGCCCCTGGAAGAAACACCCAGAGCTCGTCGGCACCAAAG agcacagagaggGGACGTCGCCAGCAACTGGACTTGCAGCAGCGGCCGAGCCCCCGTTCTCTGGCGTCGACGGCAAAGCACTGTGCACAGAAACCTTGCTGCAGAGAAAtgaggcagaaaagcaaaa GGGACTGCAGGAAGCACAGGTCACTTTGGCTGCTcggctgggggaggcagaggagaagatCAAAGTGCTCCACGCAG cGCTGAAGGCCACCCAGacggagctgctggagctgcgGTGTAAATACGACGAGGAAGCTGCATCAAA GGCAGATGAAGTAGCCATGATCATGACGAACCTCGAAAAAGCCAACCAG CGAGCAGAGGCGGCGCAGAGGGAGGTGGAGAGCTTGCGGGAGCAGCTGGCAGCCGTGAATAGCTCCCTGCGCCTGGCCTGCTGCTCCCcgccgggcgctgccggg caggaCAAAGTGAACTATTCCATGTGCTCAGGGTCGAGGCTGGAGGCGGCTCTGGCTGCCAAAGACCGGGAGATCCTGCGGCTCCTGAAAGACGTCCAGCACCTCCAGAGCtcgctgcaggagctggaggagtcCTCTGCCAACCAGATTGCCGAGCTGGAGGGGCAGCTGGCCGCCAAGAACGAAGCCATCGAG aagctggaggagaagctgcaggCGCAGGCGGACTACGAGGAGATCAAAACGGAGCTGAG CATCCTGAAGGCGATGAAGGTGGCCTCCGCCAGCTGCAGCCTTCCCCAG AGCATATCGAAGGCAGAGGaggccctgctgctggggaaggaggctTTCTACCCTTCCCAGAAGTACCTGCTGGAGAagcccagcctgctggccagCACTG AGGAGGATCACTCCGAAGACGAGTCGGGGAAGGATTCGCTGGGCATGGAGCAGCCGTACCCATCCCCCCAACATGCCCCGGCAGACGAACCCAcctcccccactcccctcccaCCTCTTCCCGGTCCCGGCCTGGCTCCTGATGGCCCCCAGACTTTCTCACTGTCCCCCTTCCCAGGGGGCGAGCGGCTGTCAGGAGACCCCAAGGCCCCCCACCCACCACTGCCTGCCTACAAGAATGAGAATGCCAGTGTGGGGCCacccttcccctctgccttcTTCGGGGCCAAGGGCAGTGCCACGCACCCTGGCACCGCGCCGGCTGCCAGTGCCACCAGCCCGCCTGGCGAGCCATCCgagggcagcaccagcagctctgctgaggaggagcagctggACACAGCCGAAATCGCCTTCCAGgtgaaggagcagctgctgaagcACAACATCGGGCAGCGGGTCTTCGGGCATTACGTGCTGGGGCTGTCGCAGGGCTCTGTCAGCGAGATCCTGGCCCGACCCAAGCCCTGGCACAAGCTGACGGTGAAGGGCAAGGAGCCGTTCATCAAGATGAAGCAGTTCCTCTCCGATGAGCAGAACGTGCTGGCCCTGAGGACTATCCAGGTGCGCCAGAGAG GTAGCATCACGCCACGGATCAGGACGCCGGAGACTGGCTCTGATGATGCCATCAAAAGCATCCTGGAGCAGGCAAAGAAGGAGATCGAGTCACAGAAGGGAG GGGAACCCAAAACACCATCAGCATCGCAAACAGTGGCCAACGGGACAGGCGGCAGCAGCTCAGAGGACGCCATCAAGAGCATCTTGGAGCAGGCACGGCGGGAgatgcaggcacagcagcaggcgCTGCTGGAGATGGAGTCAGGGAGCAGTGGGCGCCCCGGGGATACATCGCCTGCCGAGCGCTCCACGCTGGCCACCGTCAGCCAGAACATCGTTCCGACCTATGTCaagcaggaggaggggagcGGGACCAGCCCTGGCCCCCCGCAGACACCCCTGGCCGTACTCTCACCTGCTGCCTTTGTCCAGAGCATCATCCGGAAGGTGAAGTCGGAGATCGGCGATGCTGGCTCCTACTTCGACCAGCACTGGGCATCGGAGCGGAGCCTGCTCAGCCGACCCTACACCTCTGTCTCGCCTtcgctctcctcctcctcctcgaGCTACTCCAGCATGGCCAACGGCCGGGGCTGGCCACGGGGCGAGCCCAGCGAGGGTGGCACCAATGAGGACGAGCTGCCACCAGCAGACGATGAACCCCACCGGCTGACAGAGATGAAGACGGAGGGAGCTggtgcagagccagcagctggtgGTCGTCTCTCCTACTACCCCACCTACGTGCCACGGACCCTGAAGCCCACCGTGCCACCACTGACACCCGAGCAGTATGAGATGTACATGTACAGGGAGGTGGACACGCTGGAGCTGACTCGGCAGGTCAAGGAGAAGTTGGCCAAGAACGGCATCTGCCAGAGGATCTTTGGAGAGAAG GTGCTGGGGCTGTCCCAGGGCAGCGTGAGCGACATGCTGTCGCGGCCCAAGCCATGGAGCAAGCTGACGCAGAAGGGTCGGGAGCCTTTCATCCGTATGCAGCTCTGGCTGACTGACCAGCTGGGCCAAGGCATCAGCCAGCAGCCAACACCCTCCCAGG CCAGCCCGGTGGAGCCCCAGCCGTCCCCCTcgccgccccccagccctgccgagCATGAGAAGGGCTGCCAGGAGCCCCTCACCCTGGCCTTGGAGAGCAGCAAGGAAAACCAGCAGCCCGAGAGCCGGTCGACGCCTGCGATGGGTGGGAAGACGTACCCCAACAGCCAGGGACCTGTGGGCATCCAGGAGATCGTTGCCATGTCCCCCGAGCTGGACACCTACTCCATCACCAAGAAGGTCAAGGAGGTCTTGACAGACAACAATTTAG GCCAGCGGCTGTTCGGGGAGAGCATCCTGGGCCTGACGCAGGGCTCGGTGTCCGATCTCCTCTCCAGGCCCAAGCCGTGGCACAAGCTGAGCCTGAAGGGGAGGGAGCCCTTCGTCCGCATGCAGCTCTGGCTCAACGACCCCCACAACGTGGAGAAGCTGCGTGACATgaagaagctggagaagaaag cctaCCTGAAACGTCGGTACGGGCTGATGAGCACCGGCTCGGACAGCGAATCCCCCAGCGCCCGCTCCGAgtgtgccagccccagcctgcagccgcAGGACCTCAGCCTCCTCCAGATTAAGAAGCCACGGGTGGTGCTGGCCCCAGAGGAGAAGGAAGCCCTGAAGAAAGCCTACCAGCTGGAGCCCTACCCCTCCCAGCAGACCATTGAACTGCTCTCCTTCCAGCTCAACCTTAAGACCAACACCGTCATCAACTGGTTCCACAACTACAG GTCACGGATGCGCCGGGAGATGCTGGTGGAGGGCACGCAGGACAATGACACAGACCCAGAGCAGAGTGGTGGGGCAGCCGTCCCCGGGCGCCGGGCCCCCCACAGCCCCGATTCAGACACCGAGGACCGTAAACCTGTGTTT GGGGGGGGCGAGCACCCCTGTGCCGCGGTGCCCGTGAAGGtgaaggaggagcagggggaggcaggTGGCTGGGGCCGCCAGCGGGACTCACGCAGCCCAGCCGGGGCGGCCGAGGGGACCGGACCTCCCCAGGAGGAgcggggggcagccccccatGCAGCTGCCCCCAGCGCCGGCAGCCTTCCACGGCGGGGCGGCCGTGCTGGTGCTGCCGCCGGAGGACCCGCACCACCACCGCCACCGCACCCCGACAGCTCCCAGTCCTCTGCGGGCTCATCCCGTTGCAGTTTGGAGGTCTCCCCAACATCGCCCTCAGCAGCATCCTCGCCTGGTCTCACCGGCTCGGCCTCACCGGGGCCATCCTCTGCCGGGCCGGTCTCACCGGCACTGCcgccagcccccggcccccggctCAGCACCAGCGTCCAGCGGCGCCATGAGAAGATGGCCAACCTCAACAACATCATCCACCGCCTGGAGCGGGCTGCCAACCGTGAGGAGGCCCTTGAGTGGGAGTTCTGA
- the PHETA1 gene encoding sesquipedalian-1 — protein MKLNERSLAFYATCDSPADNTGFLYKRGERHTAYHRRWFVLKGNMLFYFEERESREPLGVIVLEGCTVELCDSAEEFSFAIRFGGAKSRTYVLAAESQAAMESWVKSLSRASFDYMRLVVRALEKQLEEMRWGPAGGCSGCQGLPGSWKPKPMGLERSPERLPALPTVLPKENGCAVWNNVPGADRLPGASGCTRHDSEGNLRPPPLPPRRRASSSEAGSARVAAAESLSTFCQLHEQYGREVAQLRQDWLERRRGPRP, from the coding sequence ATGAAGCTGAATGAGCGGAGCCTGGCCTTTTATGCCACCTGTGACTCCCCAGCAGACAACACTGGCTTCCTCTACAAGCGCGGCGAGCGGCACACGGCATACCATCGCCGCTGGTTTGTGCTCAAGGGCAACATGCTCTTCTACTTTGAGGAGCGGGAGAGCCGGGAGCCGCTGGGAGTCATCGTGTTGGAGGGTTGCACCGTGGAGCTCTGTGATTCAGCCGAGGAGTTCTCCTTTGCTATCCGCTTTGGCGGTGCCAAGTCCCGCACCTACgtgctggcagcagagagcCAGGCTGCCATGGAGTCGTGGGTGAAGTCGCTCTCACGAGCCAGCTTTGACTACATGCGCCTGGTGGTGCGGGcactggagaagcagctggaggagatgcGCTGGGGaccagctggtggctgcagtggctgcCAGGGCTTGCCCGGCTCCTGGAAGCCGAAGCCCATGGGGCTGGAGCGGTCCCCAGAGCGGTTGCCGGCTCTGCCCACTGTCCTGCCAAAGGAGAATGGCTGCGCAGTGTGGAACAATGTGCCGGGAGCGGACCGGCTGCCCGGTGCCTCTGGCTGCACCAGGCACGATAGCGAGGGGAACCTGCGGCCACCACCGCTGCCACCGCGCAGGCGGGCATCAAGCAGTGAGGCAGGCAGTGCCAGAGTGGCCGCAGCGGAAAGCCTGTCCACCTTCTGCCAACTCCATGAGCAGTATGGCCGGGAGGTGGCCCAGCTGCGGCAGGACTGGCTGGAGAGGCGGCGTGGCCCCCGGCCCTGA